The following proteins are encoded in a genomic region of Nicotiana sylvestris chromosome 4, ASM39365v2, whole genome shotgun sequence:
- the LOC138889690 gene encoding uncharacterized protein, whose protein sequence is MSELLKYNGTSDPNEHVTAYTCSVKSNDMKDDEIESVLSKKPGEMLSKGAMMWYHNMAPNSINSFSMLVDSFVKAHIGAIKVAMRKAHVFKIKKRENEILREFISCFRTELMELPQVSDDWAVQAFTQGLNERSSAASRQLKENLVEYPIVSWSDIHNRYQSKIRVEDDQLGAPSGSVHPSRLLAKESKSNKDRYQSYPKYRRNIPRCNPPRNERMVNQKQNPSGFISLGGFDEDTRSARAPHLSVYKSNIDEPDIMLIFSKTRDTGWPRPILSNPS, encoded by the coding sequence ATGTCGGAACTCCtgaaatacaacgggacctcagatcccaacgaacatGTCACTGCCTATACGTGCTCGGTGAAGAGCAACGACATGaaagacgatgagatcgagtccgtcttatcGAAAAAGCCTGGAGAAATGCTctcaaagggggccatgatgtggtatcacaacatGGCTCCAAACTCCATAAATTCATTCTCCATGCTAGTAGACTCCTTTGTAAAGGCACAtatcggtgccatcaaagtagcaatgaGGAAGGCCCACGTATTCAAGATCAAGAAGAGGGAGAATGAAATTTTGCGAGAATTCATATCTTGCTTCCGAACGGAACTGATGGAACTACCccaggtctccgatgactgggcagtgcaggccttcactcaaggcctgaacGAGCGAAGCTCAGCGGCCTCAAGGCAACTGAAAGAGAATCTAGTCGAGTATCCCATCGTATCCTGGTCGGACATCCACAACcggtaccaatcaaagatcagggtcgaggatgaccagctgggagccccctcaGGTTCAGTACATCCGAGCAGACTCCTAGCGAAGGAGTCGAAATCGAACAAAGATAGGTATCAGTCGTACCCCAAATATAGGAGGAACATACCGAGATGCAATCCACCTCGCAACGAGCGAATGGTGAACCAAAAACAGAACCCTAGTGGATTCATTAGTCTAGGAGGATTTGACGAGGACACGAGGTCAGCGAGGGCACCTCACCTATCAGTATACAAGTCCAACATCGATGAACCGGACATCATGCTCATCTTCAGCAAAACCAGGGACACCGGATGGCCCAGGCCTATTCTGTCGAATCCTTCGTAG